One region of Syntrophorhabdaceae bacterium genomic DNA includes:
- a CDS encoding spore coat protein U domain-containing protein, whose amino-acid sequence MKKLLSVLMVMFMVAMAGSALASGTNTLTVSASVTGTCKFVSGTSTLNFGALDPSSSSDATGSGSTTFWCTKGTTQTLAAGNGANWDGTKRNILDAVSSDKIPYTLTLTPDGGTNAGPGSPRTVTIGGTILNADYVSKSAGSYSDTVTLNITP is encoded by the coding sequence ATGAAAAAGCTATTAAGTGTGTTGATGGTAATGTTTATGGTGGCAATGGCAGGCAGTGCACTGGCATCCGGCACCAACACGTTGACCGTGTCGGCAAGCGTTACAGGGACCTGTAAGTTCGTATCAGGGACATCCACGCTGAACTTCGGCGCCCTTGACCCATCATCGTCTTCAGATGCCACCGGCTCCGGCTCAACTACTTTTTGGTGTACAAAAGGTACGACTCAGACGCTTGCAGCAGGTAACGGCGCAAACTGGGATGGCACCAAAAGAAATATACTGGATGCTGTAAGCTCTGATAAGATTCCCTACACGCTCACCCTCACCCCGGATGGAGGTACGAACGCAGGACCGGGATCACCCAGGACGGTGACTATAGGCGGAACAATATTAAATGCTGATTACGTAAGCAAGAGTGCAGGTTCCTATTCTGACACAGTGACGC